gagaatacttttaaaattaaattttataccATAATAGTAACTCTCCAACATGATCTTTGATCCACAACAGCTTGTGTGCACTATCTTTTAAATCAAAAGCTACTTTCTATGGTAGAACCCAAAAGTATCACATTAGTGTAAAAGAGACTTCTGCAtacctttgttttcctttttcatccaTATTTTGATCTTGTATAAGGTCTCGACGTGTTCGCTCTTTGGAGGTAGCAACAACAGAAGATGGCAACGCTGGctacaagaaagaaaaacaaactactTTGTTCATCATGTTGCAGGTAGGTTTCTTCTTGCACAGCTCCATTTACTATATATTACCTTTTTAATATCATCATCTTCTGCGTCGCTTTCTTGGCGTGATTCTCTTCTTGTCCGACGTTCTCCACCCAGCCTGAGGAAGAAAGCCAGTGGAGAACATGTATTTAGGAGAGAATCTATTCCAGCATGAGAAAAATATAAGCATGTCTAGTCAGAAGAACCAACACTTTGGTGAAAATCTCCCCACTGTTCCAACAACCAGTAAGTAACATTGTACAGACAGAATCTATTGTTGGTGAAAATCAATGACACAGAACAGTTTAAACTGTAATACAAATTGTAGAGTAATAAAACCAGAAGAATCCGCAAATACCATgtttgacttttaaaaatacatttggaatttattattttaaatgtttgtgcTTTTCCAGAAACCTCTAAAATGGCTACTGGTATAAAGGGATCACTAGACAGATTTAAATGCATTGACATGGAAAGGTTGATATAATTTCTTAAACAGGAAATACTGTTCAAGTTACCTACCAAATACCTATTGGAGAGAGGCAGAGGGCTTACCACTTGAGACATGGATGAACTAAGGCTTTAACAAAGAAcaacttaaaataaataatttaaataaaataaatcctaaaATAAATAACTAGAGTTGAAGTTGTTTTCAGCTTTGTAGCACAGCACTGTCCTGTTTCCCAGCTTCATTTTCTGCTAACTCAAAAATTCCAAAGTAAGCTCTACTTTGGTCAAGAACTACCACTGCACATCAAGTGCCCACAGCACTTAAGTTCACTATTATCAGTCACATGTGATGGATTTGCAACCAGATGTGAAAGCTCAAAACCCAAGTCCTTTGTCACATTGCCTGTATTCAATTTATTGAACAGGTCTCAGTCATAATTCAATTTTTGTTCACTGTAAACAAATGTCACAATTAAGAAGAATGCAATATAGCAGACTGTAtgccaaataaaacaaaaaaattacaaatatctTTGTATTGCTATATCTTTATATTATTGCTACTATCTTTATGCTGCTCTAAGGTATGAAAAAGATTTCAGTGAGTGATTTGCTATCACCCAAGTTATTCCCAAAAAGTCTTTAGTAAGTAATCTCCAAAGAAGACAGTGAAAGTCCCCAGTTATTACAAGTTTTTGGTTTACTGCTACAAATTCTCATTCAGAAAAGCAAGTTGGCTGCATTAGTTTTTGCACTCACCTACTGGATGCACCTTCAAGATCCCTCTGTTTGGCTGGGGGTCCTCCTCCACTATCCGAGAATCCACGcctaaaaagaaaacacttgtgGTCTTAGAACAAGTTAGGTTAATCGCTGGAGCACTTCAAGTGTGCACAATTTAGCTATAATTTTGCTTTATGGTCCTGATTAAACATAAATTTTACTCACCTCTATCACCATTTACTGTTAGCACTGCAGTGAAATGTTCTAACACACTGCTTGTGAACCATCTAATTTAACCTTGAATTTCTACACTCGTTTAACTGAGTAGCTACACTGTAACAAGCATCCTATCGTGTTCAAATAATCTTACCTGCAGTAATTTTCAGGATCTGGTTTTATCCGCATGTGTTTTAAAATCCTTCCTAGAGCACCTATCAGTTTTTTAATCAGCAAGTGACTGATTTTGAACGATTTCGAAGACAAGATCCCAGCCACAATGGTCCCACACAATACCTCCCTTCATTTTGACGTTTCCCCTTATTTTTCAGCCTAACGGCCGAGAAGGTCGGGAAAAAACACCCATTTAGACTTGTAGCAACTCAAAATGAAAAGGCACGTTAAACTTAACCCCcaaagccctgcagggcagctctggcGCTCATTCAAACAGCACCGCAGCGATGAGCGGAGGCAAACGAGGGACACGCGACACTCAGCGCAACGGCACGAAGCACTGCCGGGGAAAGGATGGGTGAAACTCCACCGTCCGCTCTTACCTTAGCAATAAGCTCCCACGCCCTCTACCTCCACCAGGGCCTGCGAGGGCTAACAGCCTGTTTTGAGGGGGCCTGAAAGAGACGGTAAGCGCTGTTAGCGGTGCCTGCCCGGCCCCCGGGGCGCCGCTGTCTGCCCGGCCCAATGGGCCTGCGGCCGTTCCGCCCTGTGCTCCGCGGCCGTGCCCCACCCCCACGGGGCAGAGCTCCCCGATCGCCGCCGCAGCGGCGGAGCGGGCACGGCCCGCAAGGGACGCGGGGATCCGCGGCCGgctccgcgccgcccgcccTGCAGGCCCGACGCgcgccccccccgccgcccggcCCTTCCTTCGCGGTACAGCGGCGCGCCTGGCGCTCCCCGCCTCACCTCACATCATTGGGGTCCCGGCCCGTGAGCTTGCGGATATTCTCGTCCACGTGCTTGAGGCTTTCCTTGGctttctccagctgctcctgcagcgcGCGCACCGCCACCGCCATCCCGCCCGCCGCGCGGCCTGGCCGGGCCCCGCGCAAGGCAGCGCTGGGAAACAGGGGGAGCAGGCCCCGCCCACCCCGGTGGCCGCGGGCCCGGACGGCGCAGCCAATCGCACCCCGGCGGCCCCCTCTGACCGCCAATCACCGGGCGCGAGAGGAAGGGACACGCCCCCCAGGGCGGCTCGCCAGAAGCGGTCACCAATCACAGAGCCCAGGGGCAGACTGGCATCCCGGCCGCCCAACAGAGCGCAAGGCTCTGCTCGACGAATAATGAAGGGACCGCCGGAGTGACATGACACAGAGCTAATAAGAACTCAAATGTCATTTCCTTGTAGCCCAATCAGAAAACCACTTCGGGGCCGCTTGTTCCCACCCACCCGGGACACATCCTGCTTTCCCGCTCTCGATGAGGCCGAGAAGTCGGCACGCTCGGGACTCAGGCGAGGGCCAATCACCGCTGCGCTACCAGAGGCGCCTGTGCCCGGCGAGCCAATAGACGGGGGCGTTACTTGACGCTGGCTGCGGGGGCGGCCTGGCGGGCGGCGCGTGCCGGGGCCGCTCCTGCCCTCACGTCCCGCCCGCAGCGGCGTGGCAGGGAAGCTCCGCACTGCGCGTCAGTCATGGCGCCCGGGGCGGCGGCGAGGCTTTAAACCACGCTCTTCCCCGGCTGCAGCCGACGTCGCTCTGGGGCTCCCCGCGGTCGCTGTCTTGAAGGCAGTGACACAGGCGCGCCCCGCCTGGCTCCAGCAGTAGCGTGGGCGGGGCAGCTCCGCAGGAGGGGCGCGTTTGATCCCCGGCTCCGGCCCTCGCTCAGGACCCTGCGCTGCCGGCAGCGCCCGAGTCCGCAGACTCTGCAGAGCCTTAACGCGAGAGCCCTTTTCCCAGAGCTTCTCCTGCGGGGAAAACCGGCCCGGCCCACACTACTGGGCCCGTCCGCCTCGGCCGGGAGCTCCCGCGGGTGGCCGGGCCCGCCCGGAAGGGGCAGCGGCCCCGGCGATGGCGGACGAGGcgctgttcctgctgctgcacagcgAGATGGTGGCGGGGATGTACCGCGCCGCCGAGCAGGGCGAAGGGGTGAgtggggccggggccgccccggggcCGTCCGGCAGTGGCCGGGGCTGACGCTCCGGCCGCGGCGCCTTGTGTCTTGCAGGAGAACGGGCGCTGCACCACCAAGCTGGAAAGCATGGGCTTCCGCGTGGGACAGGGGCTCATCGAGAGGTGAGTCCCAGCCGGGGCCTGGCAGCCGCTGCTCCTTCTCGGGGCTTTCACCTCGCCCGGGCAAAGTGTGGTGGTTTGGCTGGGCGGAGAATGCGTTCCTCTTACCATCAGTTGTTCTGGCATCTCCTCTTTTCGTATCTCATTCTTGTGGGGACTTGTGTTTGTGTATCACGGGACAGTTTTGGAGTTTGTTGTTTTCCTAGTGCTTCCCGTCATGAAAACCGAGACAGGGTACATGGTTACTTTTAATACTTACAATTATCTTTAATTCTACTTTGTTTGCATGTTTCCTGCTTGTGGTACTTCTAGTTCCTGCTTCATTGTTTTTCTGATTTACTTCTTAAGCATAattttatgattggctcttACTCGATTTCGTTTTTGTAAAGTGCTCTCAGCCCTTGCGACTCCGCGACTGAGCAGCTCGGGCCCTTTGGGGACCGGCGATCCAACTCCAGCGCCCTCGTTCCGAGGTCATGTGGAGACTTGAGTTTCTGAAGTCATGCTTTTGTTGAATAAAGTGGTCATTTAGTGTCAGATAAAGACCCTCAAGAGGATAAAGGGAGAGAAATCTGAAATAAGCAAGAGAAAGAAGTCCCTTCTGAAAAATGGGAACAAGTTTTATATGCTTGTTCCTATGTTAGAGCTCTTTTGCCTAATTGAAGAACTTCCACGAAGTAGTATAGGTGTGGGCATTTTGTTTATCTTTTGTTTAGATACCTTGTTGAAGATAAAACTGATGGAGCACTTTCCACCTTTCTGTATGTCAACTATGTTTGATAATCAtggaattaaaacaatttattctGCTATCGTATTGCAGATATTAAGATAACATTTTGTTGCTCTTAAAATACTTGATGAATGGACAGTGAGGCTAGAATGGTACTGTACGATGGTTGGAAAACAAATTTCTATAATAACCTCAGAAATTATGTTGTATAGTAccattacaatttttttctatgtttaaTTGGTCAGGTTATGTGTGCCACCATTATTGATATATTTCTCATTTAGGTTTACAAAAGACACTGCCAGGTTCAAGGATGAATTAGATATTATGAAGTTCATTTGCAAAGATTTTTGGACAACGGTATTCAAGAAACAAATAGATAACCTAAGGACTAATCACCAGGTACTGATGCTGAAGATTAAGATTTAATTTAGAAAGTTGGTGAGAGTTTTGAGTTGCTAGtgcatttttggtttttcttggTCTAGAATTAATTACCAGATGAGAAACCCAAAATGTTCcgtatttgttttgtttaaaaagcgTGTTTTTCAATATTCATATTATCATGTATCTTTAGAATACAATTTAATAATTGCCTATGATTTATTGCCTCCCTGTTTGAAAAGATTAAATGCTTTGAATTTCATATGCACTGTTGCAGTGTGACAGAAAGGACTGTAATGATTACAGTTGATAAACATTTAAACAAGAACTTTTTAATCTGTCTCTTAATAAATGTTagtaaaaaaaatagtgaaaaagtGATGTTACTCTcttaacatttatttaaatagaataGCTACAGCTACTTTGAAGAATGTTAAGAGTTTTCAGCAGTTGAGACAGTTGTAATCTATTGAAAATACTTGTATAAGCAGCAGTGGAGAAACTTCTCAGATTTGCATGTTGGTGACATTGCACTGTATCCATGTGCTTTCCTATATCAACAGCCAGAGTTCTTAAAGCCAGATCAAAATAACTCAAGGAGCCATTTTACTAGagtaaaaaatctttttcctaaTTGAATCACTTGGTTTTCTTATGGCCATTTCCCTGTTGTGTCAAATTGGGAAGAAAAGAATTTGTACAAGGATTGTGCCAAATAAAtaggttttattttacagtgaCTTAATTAAGTAATAAGAGATAATTACTACTTTAGAAATCTGGGGGTTTAATTCAACAAAGTTGTAGTATTGAGCTTAAGGTCTTAATTGTATATGCAGCCTTAATTTAAGTTCAAGGCTTGTGAAATTCTGAAGTAGCACAGTAGCAAGGAAATTAACGTGGCTGGTGTAGATAAAGCTATACTGTGTTTATACTTAATTTATTAAGATGCATATTGTTGCACAAAATTGTATTGTCGAAAACACCAGACCTTTACTTTGATTGTCTGCTGGATGTTGTTGCCTGTACTGCTATTAAGAAAAAGCATTCCCACTGAATTTGAGAATAAGAATAGTGATGTGCAAAACCCAATGAAGATGGAGATTTGAACGTAAAAATCAGTACACATTTGCTATATTACCAAAGACTTCGTAGTATGGAACTATTTCTTCTGATCACTGGAAGGACTCTTCCAAGAAATGTACATAAACATTTTTAGGGTTAACTGATAGTGTTATtatctaggtttttttttattttttgtatacTCACAATTAAGCATATTTTCTTATGATATTCCTTATAAGtaaataatacaatttaaaCTTAAGTCACATGTGCCTTaatctaaaattttatttttcaacctgatatattttatttacaaatcaAATCCGTTTACAGAAAATGTGGGTTTTATATTACTGCACATTTAATTAAACttctcaattttttctttttaaacagggTATTTATGTCCTTCAAGACAATAAATTCCGTCTCTTGACACAAATGTCTGCAGGAAAGCAGTATTTAGAACATGCACCAAAGGTACCCTTCGATTTTATGTGGGGGAGGGTCTACcagtttcattttaattacCTTTATCTATTAATAACTTTAAATTTTGTAATTAAGTAGATACAAACTTTTCTAAAGGGCACGTAAAGATATGCTTTTAGAACCTATGTGCACTGTTTTAGAACAGTGGATTTGATTTATAGTTCAAAAAATGGTCATGGTTGTTGGGAAACTTGCTGCTGTTACACTTGAGTTACTTCATGGTGCAGATGCTTGTCTGCCACTACCTGCCACTGTCACACAGATTCTTTCTCTTCTGGAAGCATGTGTTTTCAgaaactttctttaaaattcccAAAACACATTTGGAAGATGCTATTTGTTACACAAAACAAGCTTCTGAGATGATGTGAACGTTCAGAAAGGTCTTCCGCCagttaaaaattgttttgagTGCAGATGCTGAATTATGGTAATAGCTCTGGAGAACCTATCATAGAGCACTTTGGTTCAGCTGGATTAAAAAATGGGACATTAAGttctattttatgttttcttcattcttGATGTTAGTCCTCCCAACTGGCTGCtgtctttgggatttttttttttttttttttttttggtgtttggtgaaatatttattctattcTGCAACACATATTTTAAGTATCTGCACGTGCTTGTATTCTAAGGTATGGCCTGCATAAGAATGCTGTCTTGGACTGTTTCTTCTTACCAGTTGCTAATTTTAGCCAAGTCTTGGGAATAATGGTTTTAAGGATATTAAGTTCCTACAGGTTTAATGGAAAGAGAAGGTGACTCAAAATACTGCCTCTAATGAGAACAATCTGTGTAGTAAGCTCCACTCTACCAAATACCGGAGCTTTCATCTATTAGAGACTTGACAAAGTCTCTCAAAACCTCCATGGTTTTCTGTTGTCCAAGTATTAAGTTGTGTTCTTGAGTACTTATTTTCAATCTTTATCAACAAGCTTCACTGTTGACACTCATTTGAAGTACAACTTTTTATTTAGTATTTAGCATTCACCTGTGGACTAATCAGAGGAGGCCTATCAAATCTGGGAATAAAGAGTATTGTAACAGCTGAAGTTTCTTCAATGCCTGCATGTAAGTAGTACTTGGAGTATTCAATTATTAGCTCACTTGGTAACTTTCCTGACTGACTGTGTTGCTGTTATAAGCATTTTTCAAGGTGGGATTTGTTTGAAGCTGCTGGGCCATAGGAGCCCATGTGAACTTCTGGCTATGGCTTGCTACTATATCGTTTAGTGTTTAGAAAATACTGACAGAGGATAAGCCTCCATGATGTTGAGtggaaagcaaaactaaaaagtTGTATTTACATTTAGAAGCATCAAACATTTAAGGATGTGTGTCCAGAAGGTTATTTGCACAAGTGAAGCTCTTTCTCTATAGGAGTCATTAAGGATGTTAATAAGTGAAGACCATTGTAACTACATAAGCTGCTCCATTAAAAGTTTCCACAGACTTAGCACAAAACTTCTGTGATGTGGGACATGGTCACcttgcaggaaaaaagaaaagctgttcaGCATGGAATTAGAATTTAAATGCTAAATTTAAATAGTGGCTTAACTGCTTACAATTAAACTGTAAGATTGAAATGTTTCTTACTagttctttgaaaaaaattttacaagaaaataattacttggAGAAATAATTCTAATGGTAATAATGtgatctgcttttcctgcaggtaAATTTCAGGTGATGATACAGAAGATGTAGAGCACATTCAAATCTGGATATCTACTTTAAAAAGCCTTTGTATGTGGACTCAGTATCTTGGCTCAGTCTTGTATATAACATGTAAATTATAGCAGTGTGCAGCACAATTccaaaatatataataaatgcTCATGGAAATAACTTAACACTATGCTTGTGTCTTGGTATGAAATTTATTCTATACTAAAGTAATAATTGATACATGTTAAAACCCGTGTACTCTATGTATTCTGCAAAACATTTCAATTACCAAAAGAGCATGGAAGACCAGAGACGGAGTTtgagaacagaaaaatcaaaatcctGACCAAGACTAAATTTgaataaaaaacaaatgcatGTTGTGTTGCCTGACTAGAATGCCCAACTGCTATCTTTCTCCCTTCACTGAACTGGGAGGCAGCGAttgcttttgtatttcttcGATGCAGCCCGCTAACATGTGAGCTAACAGCTCAcacatcattaaaaatattaggcGGAGACTTTTGTAGGATTGTAGCTTGGGGCAGTAGAAGAAAACTTGTTTTTACATAGTTCAACAGTTTCTCCTGTCCCTAAAACTACCAATTGTTCATTGTGTCAGAATGATTTAAGCCTAAGGTCATCTATACTGGCCAAAGAAGGAAATTTATTCCACCTTGTTGTGCATAAACTCAATATTAATGTAGTTGTTTTTAATTGCTAGCTACAGTTTACTTCTGTAATGTACTACTCAAAAAGTAGTAATTGTTTACGTTTTACTGAAACAATTGTTTCAGTAACATGCTGGCTATAGTTGAACTGCTAAGCAGTGCTAAAGCTTAGGCACCAAAACTTGAAAAAACTCATTCTGCCCTAACTCTAGATTTCTATAGTAAGGCTGCCATTAAATATGGACTAAGAAAACCCACACTGTTTAAGAACAGTCTTTAAAATCCtttagttttattaaaaaagtcCTCAATAAGTCTGTTAGAAAAAGAATAATGATTTGTAATGTAACCTCAGACTTCCCCTAATAGCAGTGTCCATAGATTACTCAGATTGTAGAAATTTCTAACCAAGAATGTAGTTTACAAAGACAGGAGCTTGAGAGATGATGCTGGACACTTCAGTTACACTTTACaatgatggtgatgatggtATTTGAGTTTTGGAGACACTGACAATCTCAGCTAAAACTCAGCTGATGTTATTCACAGCTGTCCCAAATGCTTTAGTGTGAGGGTGGTCTGAAGGGATTGTGTAATACTTCAGGTCTCAACAGTGCAGTGTCTTGCTATTAACTCTGATAATGCTGTTTGTACTGTGGCAATGAAAAATACTGCATGTTCTCAAAACAGCCTAGGAAGGCTCATCAGCCAGGTCACGTTGATCAAAGTACCTAGGAATGAAGTAGAGCATGGTAAGAAACATCCAATGCAACATATTTCTTACTTCAAGTTGTCCAACCCATTGCTTTCTAGCTCATCTTTTAGTGTTTCTGTCATAATTATGGCTTCATGGTTCAGGGGGCTCATCTGAAGACAGGAATAAGCTTACTTTTCTCTTAGGTATATCTTAGATCCTTTCAGCTAAGTATATTTGCTACATTGGCCCAGGGTACTTTTATTGACTTTAACTTTTAAAAGGATTTAGGTTAGTAAAAATAATCACACATTTATGCTGGACATACATTACTGGCTGAGGTGTATAAGTTGCAGTACCTACTAACTAAGCAGATTATCAAGTTCAGAGCTGATATTTGTTCTTCATTCTTGCTCtcctggaaaagagagaaatattaCAGCAATTCTTTTGTTACCTGTGTCAAATAAAGAAGCTGTTACAAGTCATGTTACGTGTATTGGTAGTCTTCCCTTCATTCTCAAGCAAACTTAAGatgtaaaaaatttaattaagacTTCTGAAAAATGATCCTCCTTACCTGCTAAATTCACCAAGTCCTCTGCAGAGTTATATTAAATCTTACCTCCAGTGCCCTGACTTCTGAACATCGTCTTGCCAGCTGTCGAATAAGAGAGTGAGCTTCAGGTAGCAAAGGTTTTTCAAGGCATGCTAACAGTGCATAAAGCCATCTACCCTGTGAGGATTCAAATAACAAAGTTTTAATTCTGAGCATTTCCTTGAAGATTCAAGCAATTCATGTTCTATAGAGCAGAACTGAAGTGCAGGtctcaaaacaaaactgcattcAAGTGCTATATGCAGTAATTGAATTTTCAAAACCACATTAGACACAACATGGTAGAGCATTCTGAGTCTCTAGATAAGATTCTTGTGAGCACTACTCCTGGGTTTCCTGGCATTTTTTTGAATGCTGGCCAAGATATAAATTATTACAGATGATGCTATTATACTCTGAAG
The window above is part of the Vidua macroura isolate BioBank_ID:100142 chromosome 6, ASM2450914v1, whole genome shotgun sequence genome. Proteins encoded here:
- the TRAPPC6B gene encoding trafficking protein particle complex subunit 6B, which translates into the protein MADEALFLLLHSEMVAGMYRAAEQGEGENGRCTTKLESMGFRVGQGLIERFTKDTARFKDELDIMKFICKDFWTTVFKKQIDNLRTNHQGIYVLQDNKFRLLTQMSAGKQYLEHAPKYLAFTCGLIRGGLSNLGIKSIVTAEVSSMPACKFQVMIQKM